The following proteins come from a genomic window of Terribacillus aidingensis:
- a CDS encoding ring-cleaving dioxygenase, protein MTKQTQGIHHITAIVGHPQENTDFYAGVLGLRLVKKTVNFDDPGTYHLYFGDEEGKPGTIITFFPWPNAYQGRIGDGQVGVTSYVVPKGALTFWENRLEKFEIAFTKAERFGEKYLQFDDVHGLHLEIVEREAGETNTWTFGGVTPDVAIKGFGGATLYSKTPGATAELLEQMGLAKVGEEGDYVRYQAIGDIGNIIDIKLTTSGKSQMGVGTVHHIAWRASDDQDQLDWSEYVDGLGYGVTRVQDRNYFNAIYFREHGEILFEIATDPPGFAIDESQETMGEKLMLPAQYEQHREKIENNVLPFEVREVD, encoded by the coding sequence ATGACAAAACAAACACAAGGAATTCACCATATAACCGCAATTGTAGGACATCCACAGGAAAACACTGATTTTTATGCTGGTGTATTAGGACTTCGTCTCGTGAAAAAGACTGTGAACTTCGATGACCCGGGCACATACCATCTTTACTTTGGAGATGAAGAAGGTAAACCAGGCACGATAATCACCTTCTTCCCTTGGCCGAATGCGTATCAAGGGAGAATTGGTGACGGTCAAGTTGGCGTCACATCTTATGTGGTTCCAAAAGGTGCATTGACTTTCTGGGAGAACAGACTGGAAAAATTCGAAATTGCGTTTACGAAAGCGGAACGTTTCGGGGAGAAATACTTACAATTCGATGATGTACATGGTCTGCATTTAGAAATCGTGGAAAGAGAAGCAGGCGAAACGAATACATGGACGTTTGGTGGTGTGACACCTGACGTTGCGATCAAAGGATTCGGAGGGGCGACACTTTACTCTAAGACTCCTGGTGCAACAGCAGAGCTACTCGAGCAAATGGGATTGGCGAAAGTAGGAGAAGAGGGTGATTATGTCCGCTACCAAGCTATAGGCGATATTGGTAATATCATTGATATTAAACTCACAACGAGCGGAAAAAGCCAAATGGGCGTCGGTACTGTTCACCACATTGCATGGCGTGCAAGCGATGATCAGGATCAGCTGGATTGGAGTGAGTATGTGGATGGACTTGGCTATGGCGTCACACGCGTTCAAGATAGAAACTACTTCAATGCCATCTACTTCCGGGAGCACGGTGAAATTTTATTCGAAATCGCAACAGATCCTCCAGGATTTGCGATTGATGAATCGCAGGAAACAATGGGTGAGAAATTGATGCTGCCAGCGCAGTACGAGCAGCACAGAGAGAAAATTGAAAATAATGTCCTTCCTTTTGAAGTAAGAGAAGTGGATTAA
- the wrbA gene encoding NAD(P)H:quinone oxidoreductase, whose amino-acid sequence MENVKLAVVYYSMGGTNYQMAKWAEEAAKEAGAEVKVLQVQELAPQSVIDANPAWKAQTEATKDVPVASSADLEWADAIIFSVPTRFGNMPSQMKQFLDLQGGLWATGKTINKVVSAMTSAQNPHGGQEATLLSLYTSMMHWGAIIATPGYTDPVLFAAGGNPYGTSVTVGQDGKMIEDVEAAVKHQAKRTVSVAEWVKKGNQ is encoded by the coding sequence ATGGAAAACGTTAAATTAGCAGTAGTTTATTACAGCATGGGCGGCACGAACTATCAAATGGCGAAATGGGCTGAAGAAGCAGCAAAAGAAGCAGGCGCAGAAGTAAAAGTACTGCAAGTGCAGGAACTTGCACCACAATCTGTCATTGATGCGAACCCAGCTTGGAAAGCACAAACAGAAGCAACAAAAGACGTACCTGTTGCGTCTTCTGCTGATTTGGAATGGGCTGATGCAATTATATTCAGCGTGCCAACACGTTTCGGTAACATGCCATCCCAAATGAAGCAATTCCTTGATCTTCAAGGCGGTCTATGGGCAACCGGCAAAACAATCAACAAAGTAGTCAGCGCCATGACATCTGCGCAAAACCCGCACGGCGGACAAGAAGCAACATTGCTTTCCCTTTACACATCCATGATGCACTGGGGCGCAATCATCGCTACACCTGGCTACACAGATCCAGTACTATTCGCAGCTGGTGGAAATCCTTACGGTACGAGTGTAACAGTGGGTCAAGACGGTAAGATGATTGAAGATGTGGAAGCAGCTGTGAAGCACCAAGCGAAACGTACGGTTTCTGTTGCGGAGTGGGTTAAGAAAGGCAATCAATAA
- a CDS encoding Gfo/Idh/MocA family oxidoreductase, translating to MIRFGVVGTNWITERFIAAGRQHRDFKVTAVFSRSEEKGQAFTKKHQLQFAFTDINEMAKHEGIDAVYIASPNALHAEQALLFMENSKHVLCEKPFASNSTEVSHMIKKAKQEGVVLMEAMKSTFMPNFLAVKEHLHKIGPVRSYFSSSCRYSTFYDDLKNGSLPNLFNPALSGGALMDLGVYTIAPLVALFGRPTSIHTTGTILESGVDGQGHILFEYDEVKASVMFSCITNSYLPTEIIGEKGTIVVHHISSPKGAEIHYPDGTSEDISRQQDYDPMYYEIAEFIQLIQTNTLQSSVNTWENSIITMEILDQARKQMGVPIN from the coding sequence TTGATTAGATTCGGTGTTGTCGGAACAAATTGGATTACCGAGAGATTCATTGCAGCTGGCAGACAGCATAGGGATTTTAAAGTCACAGCTGTTTTTTCCAGATCGGAAGAAAAAGGACAAGCATTTACTAAGAAACATCAGCTTCAATTCGCCTTTACAGATATAAACGAGATGGCTAAACATGAAGGAATAGACGCCGTCTACATAGCCAGTCCCAATGCCCTTCATGCGGAGCAAGCCTTATTGTTTATGGAGAATAGCAAGCATGTTCTTTGCGAAAAGCCTTTTGCCTCCAACAGCACGGAAGTATCACATATGATCAAGAAAGCAAAACAGGAAGGTGTGGTTCTTATGGAAGCAATGAAATCTACATTCATGCCCAACTTCTTAGCAGTCAAAGAACATCTGCATAAAATTGGTCCTGTTCGATCTTACTTTTCTTCTAGCTGCCGTTACTCTACTTTCTACGACGATTTAAAGAACGGATCGCTGCCAAACCTATTCAATCCCGCCTTATCTGGCGGAGCTTTGATGGATCTTGGTGTTTACACTATCGCGCCCCTTGTTGCATTGTTTGGCAGACCCACATCTATCCATACTACTGGCACCATTTTGGAATCAGGCGTTGACGGGCAAGGGCATATACTGTTTGAATATGATGAAGTCAAAGCAAGTGTCATGTTTTCCTGCATCACGAACTCCTATCTTCCTACGGAAATCATCGGTGAAAAAGGTACGATTGTAGTTCACCATATCTCCAGTCCAAAAGGTGCAGAAATACATTATCCTGACGGAACGAGTGAAGACATTAGCAGACAGCAGGATTATGACCCGATGTACTACGAAATAGCCGAGTTCATCCAGCTCATCCAAACGAATACGCTGCAGTCTTCGGTCAATACATGGGAAAATTCAATTATTACCATGGAAATACTTGATCAGGCGAGAAAACAGATGGGCGTACCAATTAACTAA
- a CDS encoding nitroreductase family protein, which yields MADFIELVNKRRSASNFLPDKPITKKELDEIFNVVKLGPSAFNLQHTNYVVVLDPEKKQKMKDAANGQYKVESSSAVILVLGDKQAFEQAADIYQGLNLLGVINKQEYDLMVTDTVSFYEERGQEFHRDEAIRNASLSAMLFMLAAKEKGWDTCPMIGFDAVKVKEELNIPDQYEAVLMITIGKEKTESRKPRGYRRPTSEFVSYQ from the coding sequence ATGGCAGATTTTATCGAGTTAGTAAATAAGCGGAGATCGGCAAGCAACTTTCTCCCGGACAAACCGATTACAAAAAAAGAACTTGATGAGATCTTCAATGTGGTGAAGCTAGGTCCATCAGCGTTCAACTTGCAGCACACGAATTACGTGGTTGTTTTAGATCCTGAAAAGAAACAAAAAATGAAAGATGCAGCAAATGGACAGTACAAGGTTGAGAGTTCTTCGGCAGTGATACTTGTACTAGGCGATAAACAAGCCTTCGAGCAAGCAGCCGACATTTATCAAGGCTTGAATTTATTAGGTGTCATCAATAAACAAGAATATGACCTTATGGTGACAGATACTGTTTCTTTCTATGAAGAACGAGGGCAGGAATTTCACCGGGACGAAGCAATCCGGAATGCGTCCCTTTCCGCTATGCTGTTCATGCTGGCGGCTAAGGAAAAAGGCTGGGACACTTGTCCGATGATCGGCTTTGACGCTGTCAAAGTTAAAGAGGAACTAAACATACCTGATCAATATGAAGCCGTGCTGATGATTACCATCGGCAAAGAAAAAACAGAAAGCAGAAAGCCAAGAGGATATCGCAGACCGACTAGTGAATTTGTTAGTTATCAATAA
- the cstA gene encoding carbon starvation protein CstA: MNAITMVIGSICILMIVYRLYGTFMAVKVLKLDDSKKTPAHELEDGKDYVPTNKWVSFGHHFAAIAAAGPLVGPILAAQFGYLPGLLWLLIGAVIGGAVHDMVVLFASMRQKGESVAEIAKRELGPVAGFCTGLAMLFIITITMAGLSLVVLHALEENPWGTFSVGITIPIAMAVGLYHRKTGNLKLATIVGFALIMAGVFVGPLIVDTPLGDFLTLDVKTLSILLPIYAFFAAALPVWLLLAPRDYLSSFLKIGVFLALILGVFIVNPAIQMPAFTEFVGGGGPVMNGPVWPFISITIACGAISGFHAFVGSGTTPKMINCWSDIKPVGFGAMLVECVVGIMALIAATALHPGDYFAINSTPAVFQTLNMSTVNLASLSESIGLDLEGRTGGAVTLAVGMTFIFTSISWFDNLASFFFQFVIMFEALFILTAIDSGTRVARYLIQDFGSVFYKPLKRVDWLPGNIFASALACFLWGYLLFSGDISSVWALFGVSNQLMASIGLIIGATIILKIADKRRYMLTCLIPLAYLYVTVNYAGYWMVTNVYLNAEAAGYNLLNGILSIIMLVLGLVIMVTAIRNWMQNWNRPDVALRRESV, encoded by the coding sequence ATGAATGCGATTACAATGGTAATCGGGTCGATTTGTATTTTGATGATTGTGTACCGCTTATATGGAACATTCATGGCGGTAAAGGTGCTCAAGCTGGATGATTCAAAGAAAACACCAGCGCATGAGCTGGAGGATGGCAAGGATTATGTGCCGACAAACAAATGGGTGTCATTCGGACACCATTTCGCGGCAATTGCTGCGGCAGGTCCGCTTGTTGGACCGATTTTGGCAGCACAGTTCGGCTACTTGCCAGGTTTGTTATGGCTATTGATTGGTGCAGTTATCGGGGGAGCTGTCCATGATATGGTTGTCTTGTTTGCATCCATGCGGCAAAAGGGAGAGTCGGTTGCGGAAATTGCGAAACGGGAGCTTGGACCTGTTGCCGGTTTCTGTACAGGACTTGCCATGCTATTCATTATCACGATTACGATGGCGGGCTTATCCTTGGTTGTATTGCATGCTCTGGAAGAGAATCCGTGGGGGACATTCTCGGTTGGTATCACGATTCCGATTGCAATGGCTGTCGGTTTGTATCATCGTAAAACTGGTAATTTGAAGCTGGCTACTATCGTCGGTTTCGCGCTGATCATGGCTGGCGTATTTGTCGGACCGCTTATCGTTGATACGCCACTAGGGGACTTTTTAACATTAGATGTAAAGACATTATCCATTCTTTTACCGATTTACGCATTCTTTGCTGCTGCATTACCGGTGTGGTTATTGCTGGCACCGCGTGATTATTTGAGCAGCTTCTTGAAAATTGGAGTATTCTTAGCTCTTATCCTAGGGGTATTCATTGTAAACCCTGCAATTCAAATGCCGGCATTCACAGAGTTCGTCGGTGGTGGAGGACCAGTAATGAATGGTCCGGTCTGGCCGTTCATTTCGATTACAATTGCCTGCGGGGCAATCTCAGGCTTCCACGCTTTTGTAGGTTCTGGTACGACACCTAAAATGATCAATTGCTGGAGTGACATCAAGCCGGTCGGTTTCGGCGCGATGCTTGTAGAGTGTGTAGTCGGAATCATGGCCTTGATTGCAGCAACAGCTCTTCATCCAGGAGACTATTTTGCGATCAATTCCACTCCAGCTGTTTTCCAGACGCTCAATATGAGTACAGTGAACCTGGCGAGTTTGAGCGAATCCATCGGACTTGATCTGGAAGGAAGGACAGGAGGAGCCGTTACATTGGCGGTCGGGATGACGTTTATATTCACATCCATCTCCTGGTTCGACAATTTGGCATCGTTCTTCTTCCAATTTGTGATCATGTTCGAGGCATTGTTCATTCTGACAGCGATTGATTCCGGTACACGTGTCGCGCGCTACTTGATCCAGGATTTCGGCAGTGTCTTTTACAAGCCGCTTAAACGTGTCGACTGGCTGCCAGGTAATATTTTCGCCAGTGCGCTCGCCTGCTTCCTGTGGGGATACCTGCTGTTCTCCGGAGATATCAGCTCCGTTTGGGCATTGTTCGGTGTATCCAACCAGCTGATGGCTTCCATCGGATTGATTATTGGAGCAACCATCATACTGAAGATCGCAGATAAACGCCGCTATATGCTTACCTGCCTAATCCCGCTCGCGTATCTATACGTGACGGTCAACTACGCAGGGTATTGGATGGTAACGAATGTATACTTGAATGCAGAAGCAGCTGGCTACAACCTGCTTAACGGTATCCTATCGATTATCATGCTTGTCCTCGGACTTGTCATCATGGTGACAGCTATCCGCAATTGGATGCAGAACTGGAATCGACCGGATGTAGCGCTAAGAAGAGAGTCTGTATAA